Proteins found in one Homalodisca vitripennis isolate AUS2020 chromosome 4, UT_GWSS_2.1, whole genome shotgun sequence genomic segment:
- the LOC124360200 gene encoding V-type proton ATPase subunit E 1-like isoform X3: MVQYIEQDGHEKAEEIDVLTEEEFNKEKLSYMEARTEAVKKYYDNLEKKYEHQILLDMSKMKTQGHRDILATRHTVIDELFNTVQCRITNLTLEENVCLYKKVLCKLIIQGLLKIMEPEVVIEVRQKDITISKKLLKQVQDYFHGKTGMTINLLLSENSFLPENSNGGVVLYTKSKSIRLDNTLETKLTLVRNIILPSVRKALFGENPNRKHLD; encoded by the exons ATGGTACAGTACATTGAACAAGATGGCCACGAAAAAGCAGAAGAAATTGATGTGTTAACAGAAGAGGAGTTCAACAAAGAAAAGTTATCATATATGGAAGCTAGGACTGAAGCAGTCAAGAAATATTATGATAATCTTGAGAAGAAATACGAGCACCAGATTTTGTT GGACATGTCAAAAATGAAAACTCAAGGACATCGAGATATTCTGGCAACTCGTCACACGGTTATAGATGAGTTGTTTAATACAGTTCAGTGTCGAATTACTAACCTGACTCTTGAGGAAAATGTGTGCTTATACAAAAAGGTTTTGTGCAAACTAATAATACAAGGGCTTCTAAAA ataatgGAGCCAGAGGTTGTTATCGAAGTTAGGCAAAAAGATATTACTATCTCAAAGAAGTTATTAAAACAAGTTCAAGACTATTTCCATGGAAAAACCGGAATGACAATAAATTTACTATTGAGTGAAAATAGTTTTCTTCCTGAAAACAGCAATGGCGGAGTTGTTTTGTACACAAAATCTAAAAGTATCAGACTCGATAACACATTAGAAACAAAACTAACTCTAGTGCGCAACATAATACTGCCTAGTGTTCGAAAGGCATTATTTGGAGAAAATCCAAACAGAAAACATTTAGACTAg
- the LOC124360200 gene encoding V-type proton ATPase subunit E 1-like isoform X2 translates to MAGRDDYGLRLQKMVQYIEQDGHEKAEEIDVLTEEEFNKEKLSYMEARTEAVKKYYDNLEKKYEHQILLDMSKMKTQGHRDILATRHTVIDELFNTVQCRITNLTLEENVCLYKKVLCKLIIQGLLKIMEPEVVIEVRQKDITISKKLLKQVQDYFHGKTGMTINLLLSENSFLPENSNGGVVLYTKSKSIRLDNTLETKLTLVRNIILPSVRKALFGENPNRKHLD, encoded by the exons ATGGCTGGCCGGGATGACTACGGACTTCGG CTACAAAAAATGGTACAGTACATTGAACAAGATGGCCACGAAAAAGCAGAAGAAATTGATGTGTTAACAGAAGAGGAGTTCAACAAAGAAAAGTTATCATATATGGAAGCTAGGACTGAAGCAGTCAAGAAATATTATGATAATCTTGAGAAGAAATACGAGCACCAGATTTTGTT GGACATGTCAAAAATGAAAACTCAAGGACATCGAGATATTCTGGCAACTCGTCACACGGTTATAGATGAGTTGTTTAATACAGTTCAGTGTCGAATTACTAACCTGACTCTTGAGGAAAATGTGTGCTTATACAAAAAGGTTTTGTGCAAACTAATAATACAAGGGCTTCTAAAA ataatgGAGCCAGAGGTTGTTATCGAAGTTAGGCAAAAAGATATTACTATCTCAAAGAAGTTATTAAAACAAGTTCAAGACTATTTCCATGGAAAAACCGGAATGACAATAAATTTACTATTGAGTGAAAATAGTTTTCTTCCTGAAAACAGCAATGGCGGAGTTGTTTTGTACACAAAATCTAAAAGTATCAGACTCGATAACACATTAGAAACAAAACTAACTCTAGTGCGCAACATAATACTGCCTAGTGTTCGAAAGGCATTATTTGGAGAAAATCCAAACAGAAAACATTTAGACTAg
- the LOC124360200 gene encoding V-type proton ATPase subunit E 1-like isoform X1, whose protein sequence is MILWSWNGRGRENPATSSVTQIKLQKMVQYIEQDGHEKAEEIDVLTEEEFNKEKLSYMEARTEAVKKYYDNLEKKYEHQILLDMSKMKTQGHRDILATRHTVIDELFNTVQCRITNLTLEENVCLYKKVLCKLIIQGLLKIMEPEVVIEVRQKDITISKKLLKQVQDYFHGKTGMTINLLLSENSFLPENSNGGVVLYTKSKSIRLDNTLETKLTLVRNIILPSVRKALFGENPNRKHLD, encoded by the exons ATGATCCTGTGGTCATGGAATGGAAGGGGGAGGGAAAATCCAGCCACTTCCTCTGTTACCCAAATTAAG CTACAAAAAATGGTACAGTACATTGAACAAGATGGCCACGAAAAAGCAGAAGAAATTGATGTGTTAACAGAAGAGGAGTTCAACAAAGAAAAGTTATCATATATGGAAGCTAGGACTGAAGCAGTCAAGAAATATTATGATAATCTTGAGAAGAAATACGAGCACCAGATTTTGTT GGACATGTCAAAAATGAAAACTCAAGGACATCGAGATATTCTGGCAACTCGTCACACGGTTATAGATGAGTTGTTTAATACAGTTCAGTGTCGAATTACTAACCTGACTCTTGAGGAAAATGTGTGCTTATACAAAAAGGTTTTGTGCAAACTAATAATACAAGGGCTTCTAAAA ataatgGAGCCAGAGGTTGTTATCGAAGTTAGGCAAAAAGATATTACTATCTCAAAGAAGTTATTAAAACAAGTTCAAGACTATTTCCATGGAAAAACCGGAATGACAATAAATTTACTATTGAGTGAAAATAGTTTTCTTCCTGAAAACAGCAATGGCGGAGTTGTTTTGTACACAAAATCTAAAAGTATCAGACTCGATAACACATTAGAAACAAAACTAACTCTAGTGCGCAACATAATACTGCCTAGTGTTCGAAAGGCATTATTTGGAGAAAATCCAAACAGAAAACATTTAGACTAg
- the LOC124360200 gene encoding V-type proton ATPase subunit E-like isoform X4, producing MILWSWNGRGRENPATSSVTQIKLQKMVQYIEQDGHEKAEEIDVLTEEEFNKEKLSYMEARTEAVKKYYDNLEKKYEHQILL from the exons ATGATCCTGTGGTCATGGAATGGAAGGGGGAGGGAAAATCCAGCCACTTCCTCTGTTACCCAAATTAAG CTACAAAAAATGGTACAGTACATTGAACAAGATGGCCACGAAAAAGCAGAAGAAATTGATGTGTTAACAGAAGAGGAGTTCAACAAAGAAAAGTTATCATATATGGAAGCTAGGACTGAAGCAGTCAAGAAATATTATGATAATCTTGAGAAGAAATACGAGCACCAGATTTTGTT ataa